The following coding sequences are from one bacterium SCSIO 12741 window:
- a CDS encoding sigma 54-interacting transcriptional regulator: MAYHPYFDFTVLGSSLLAGIIFTFIGLKRKSAPIYSLFGITCLVLFVHYLLVEIPVFFPTVEEYILITKIANILGGVFYALLSYFTFHYTQAKEKKLLYSLFLFTAGILAISTLRPYMFFDHISDIVTIPYQHTDIYEVVGTQGNWGIPLFFYLLAITVVNFYWSLRAYLKNKNRQNLITMALFGTMVFSVVNDNLLLDYLGLNTVYLTINVFFMLIVVMSLQLANSVLNGFDAMDKLGVNEKRWSELFQKVKLSVIQIDNEGQIQYTNPYFNNLSGYDSSSIIGQNTSLLFTDQEHQASFFPEHFKTKTGSIRIFDWWLVTLKNEKGVQTGTMAIGADRTEIVDYQNEQKKLIRQLRDLEQQLRAENLYLKDEVMINLNSHNIIGESKALLKALHKTEQVAPTDATVLLEGETGSGKELFAQAIYQNSKRKNRSFVKVNCAALPKDLIESELFGHEKGAFTGALQKRKGRFEMAHEGTLFLDEIGEMPMALQAKLLRVLQSGEFERIGSETTQKVNVRIIAATNRNLLEDVGAGTFREDLYYRLNVYPIQVPSLRERKDDIPLLVKFFVQKNAVKLRKKISQISPRLIHDLMQYSWPGNIRELQNVIERAVIVSENEKLVLADPLFAQNGSPSRPSRFKSLKEMEREHIQQVLEHCNYKIEGIEGAAEILRINPSTLRSRIKKLEIIKPVS; this comes from the coding sequence ATGGCTTATCATCCGTATTTTGATTTTACCGTACTGGGATCCAGCCTATTAGCAGGAATCATTTTTACCTTCATAGGATTGAAGCGAAAATCAGCGCCGATTTATTCCTTGTTTGGAATTACCTGTTTGGTTCTCTTTGTGCACTACCTTTTGGTGGAAATCCCGGTGTTTTTCCCAACGGTTGAGGAATATATTCTTATCACCAAAATCGCCAATATATTGGGCGGTGTGTTCTATGCCCTCCTCTCCTATTTCACCTTTCATTACACCCAAGCCAAGGAGAAAAAATTGCTGTATTCCTTGTTCCTATTCACGGCTGGAATATTGGCAATAAGCACTTTGCGCCCCTACATGTTCTTTGATCACATTTCTGACATTGTAACCATTCCTTACCAGCACACAGATATTTATGAGGTAGTGGGAACACAAGGCAATTGGGGAATTCCATTGTTCTTCTATTTACTCGCCATAACTGTTGTCAATTTTTACTGGAGCCTAAGGGCCTATTTAAAAAATAAAAACCGACAAAATCTAATAACCATGGCCCTCTTTGGAACCATGGTTTTCTCTGTGGTCAACGACAATTTGTTGCTCGACTATTTAGGCCTCAATACGGTTTACCTGACTATTAATGTGTTTTTCATGCTCATCGTGGTCATGAGTTTGCAGCTGGCCAATTCTGTTCTCAACGGATTTGATGCCATGGATAAATTGGGGGTCAATGAAAAACGATGGAGTGAGCTCTTCCAGAAAGTAAAACTATCTGTTATCCAAATTGACAATGAAGGTCAAATTCAGTACACCAACCCTTACTTCAACAATTTGAGTGGCTATGATTCCTCTTCGATTATTGGGCAAAACACCTCTCTCCTATTCACCGATCAGGAGCATCAAGCCTCCTTTTTTCCGGAGCACTTCAAAACGAAAACCGGATCAATAAGAATATTTGATTGGTGGCTGGTTACTCTCAAAAATGAAAAAGGAGTGCAAACGGGCACTATGGCCATTGGCGCCGATAGAACAGAAATTGTTGACTACCAAAACGAACAGAAAAAACTCATCCGGCAACTAAGGGATTTAGAACAACAACTTCGGGCAGAAAACCTCTATCTGAAAGATGAGGTTATGATCAACTTGAATTCCCACAACATTATTGGAGAGAGCAAGGCTCTATTAAAGGCATTGCACAAAACTGAGCAAGTTGCTCCCACAGACGCTACCGTGCTGCTGGAAGGTGAAACGGGATCGGGTAAAGAACTTTTTGCTCAAGCGATCTACCAAAACAGCAAGCGGAAAAACCGCTCCTTCGTTAAGGTTAACTGTGCCGCACTGCCCAAGGATTTGATTGAAAGTGAACTCTTCGGACATGAAAAGGGAGCCTTTACAGGAGCTCTTCAAAAAAGGAAAGGTCGCTTCGAAATGGCCCATGAAGGAACCCTGTTTCTGGATGAAATTGGAGAAATGCCCATGGCGCTTCAAGCCAAACTACTACGTGTTCTTCAAAGCGGTGAATTTGAACGAATAGGAAGCGAAACTACCCAGAAGGTAAATGTTCGAATCATAGCAGCGACGAATCGAAATCTATTGGAAGATGTGGGGGCAGGAACTTTTAGAGAGGACTTGTACTACCGGTTAAACGTTTACCCCATTCAGGTTCCGTCGCTTCGGGAACGAAAGGATGACATTCCGCTTCTGGTCAAATTCTTTGTCCAAAAAAATGCCGTGAAACTGAGAAAGAAAATCTCTCAAATTTCTCCCCGATTGATTCATGACCTAATGCAGTATTCCTGGCCCGGTAACATCCGAGAACTTCAGAACGTGATTGAACGAGCCGTAATCGTTAGCGAAAATGAAAAACTGGTTCTCGCCGATCCGCTCTTTGCGCAAAATGGAAGTCCTTCCAGACCCTCCCGATTCAAAAGCCTCAAGGAAATGGAACGGGAACATATCCAACAGGTTTTAGAACATTGCAATTATAAAATTGAGGGTATCGAAGGAGCTGCCGAAATCCTAAGAATTAATCCGAGCACTTTAAGAAGTCGAATCAAGAAATTGGAGATAATAAAACCAGTTTCTTAA
- a CDS encoding DUF1211 domain-containing protein, which translates to MVPEWRSRMRFIIDLVFASAMTVLILSFKIPETVPDQSTQTFMDILFQQSNSFSAFVISFLVITVYWVKNLESFNLIEKVDKSLIWFFMVYLIFIMLIPVANLLFVLFPSGHEPRVLFSIIMITSGLTAYGGVFYAHKKNLLKTEYDVNYMKTFTNQMLSEPIIAAIAMGLAFINPFFWDISFVLIPVIMVFSKKALLKFKQSS; encoded by the coding sequence ATGGTACCAGAGTGGAGAAGCCGAATGCGGTTTATCATCGATCTTGTTTTCGCTTCAGCGATGACAGTTCTTATCCTAAGTTTTAAAATTCCGGAAACTGTCCCTGATCAGTCGACGCAGACATTTATGGACATCTTGTTTCAGCAGTCCAACAGCTTTTCGGCCTTCGTCATTTCATTTTTAGTCATCACGGTCTACTGGGTTAAAAACCTGGAATCTTTTAACCTCATTGAAAAAGTAGACAAGAGCCTGATTTGGTTTTTTATGGTCTACCTCATCTTTATCATGCTCATTCCAGTGGCCAACCTCCTGTTCGTTCTTTTTCCATCCGGCCACGAACCCCGGGTATTGTTCAGCATCATTATGATCACTTCAGGATTGACGGCTTACGGCGGTGTTTTTTACGCCCACAAAAAGAATTTGCTCAAAACGGAATACGACGTCAACTACATGAAAACCTTTACCAACCAAATGTTGTCCGAACCCATAATCGCAGCAATCGCCATGGGACTGGCTTTTATCAATCCCTTTTTCTGGGACATCAGTTTTGTCCTTATACCTGTGATCATGGTATTCTCCAAGAAAGCCTTATTGAAGTTCAAACAGAGCTCCTAA
- a CDS encoding NAD(P)H-binding protein, with translation MKRICIIGASGKLGKYMVQHCLDKGYEVVAVCRTKSVGKLKEFEGRISIIPGATNDREVIQKAVKGCDGVLTVLVPWGVQRYSSGTAQAVLDFAEKEARLIFSCGWHISLDGQDRYEKSFQKKVRFFTWLGKLFRVLEIDDQERACELIFKSQTNWTVVRGSDLEEGESQGLPVWSEHVGDSILASNLTRRIDFALFMVDALTNIQLIHKAPALVGCQSESALIHG, from the coding sequence GCCTGGATAAGGGCTACGAAGTTGTGGCTGTTTGTCGCACCAAGAGCGTGGGAAAACTCAAGGAATTTGAAGGTCGCATATCTATTATTCCAGGGGCAACTAACGATCGGGAGGTGATCCAAAAAGCGGTGAAGGGATGCGATGGAGTGCTCACCGTTTTGGTTCCCTGGGGCGTGCAACGGTATTCTTCGGGCACTGCCCAAGCTGTTTTGGATTTTGCCGAAAAAGAAGCTCGATTGATTTTTTCCTGCGGCTGGCATATTTCTTTGGATGGGCAGGATCGATACGAGAAGTCATTCCAAAAAAAGGTGCGTTTTTTTACTTGGTTAGGAAAACTATTTCGGGTACTTGAAATCGATGATCAAGAGCGAGCCTGTGAGTTGATTTTTAAAAGTCAAACGAATTGGACAGTGGTAAGAGGCAGTGATCTGGAAGAAGGCGAAAGCCAAGGTCTGCCTGTATGGAGTGAACATGTGGGTGACTCAATCCTGGCAAGTAACCTTACCCGAAGAATTGATTTTGCCCTGTTTATGGTGGACGCATTAACCAATATCCAACTGATTCATAAAGCACCAGCCTTAGTTGGCTGTCAATCAGAATCTGCCTTGATCCATGGATAA